The nucleotide sequence ATGTGCATGTATTCAGCGCCGATAGCACCACAATACGTTTGCTCTAGGGTTTTATAGATGTCCCCTAGTTTCATTGATTCTTGCCCTACGGCTAAAGAACCAACGTTAAATTCTTTATCAAACTCAGATTTGGAAAGTTCGTGGTGAGCTAATTCTAGATCACGTACACGTTCACGTTTCCATAGACCTAATGGGTCTAGACGAGCATTCTGGTGGCCACGGAAACGATATGAGTTGATTAACTGAAGAACGCGAACTTGCTTAGCATCAGCATCTGAACTCACCGCTACGTGCTTTACGCCTTCTTTGGCTAATTGGCGAAATTCGTCACGAACAATCGAATGATTGGTTTCTGTCGTTACGCCGTCTAATTTTGGAAGATCATCGAAAACCTTGCGCCACTCATCGGATACCGAATGAGCATTCTCAAGGTACATTTCGTACAATTCTTCAATGTATTCAGCGTTATTACCGCTGAAATGGGAAGACTCTAACCAGGCCTTCATAACACCTTCTGGCATTGCCTGTTATTCCTCTTTGAAATAAAACTAATCGTAATTTATCACGAACAGTTATTAATTTATCTGCTAAATATCAACTTCTTATATCATCTTCTTATAGCAAAGAAGGTTTGATCAAATAAAAAGCGTTATTCAGCCCCTTTAAAACTAAAATGCCAGGCCTATTTTCATAGGCCCGGCGATATACTATTTAACAACAAAACACGTTGTTAAGTATGCTTAGTTATACCGCTCTTTGTAACAACATTGATTTGATTGACCCAATAGCCTTAGTCGGGTTCAACCCTTTAGGACATACGTCAACACAGTTCATAATGCCATGACAACGGAATACGCTATACGCGTCCTGTAAACCATCTAAACGTTCGTCAGTTGCTGTATCACGACTATCGATTAAGAAACGATACGCATGTAATAAGCCTGCTGGACCGATAAATTTATCAGGATTCCACCAAAATGATGGACAAGACGTTGAACAACAAGCACATAAAATACACTCGTATAAACCATCTAGCTTGTCGCGTTCTTCAATTGATTGAAGATGTTCACGAGCTGGAGGATTTTGGCCGTCATTAATTAAATAAGGCTTAATTTTTTCATATTGATTGTAGAACTGAGTCATATCAATAATTAAGTCACGTACTACCGGTAAACCTGGTAATGGACGAAGAACAATCGTTTTAGCTTTAACATCAGATAATGGTGTAACACAAGCTAAACCATTTTTACCGTTCATGTTTAAACCGTCACTACCACAAACACCTTCACGACATGAACGACGGAAAGATAATGTAGGATCTTGTTCTTTTAATAAAATAAGTGCATCAAGTACCATCATGTCAGATCCTTCAGGGATCTCTAATGTGTACTCTTTCATGTATGGTTTCGCGTCAACATCTGGGTTGTAGCGATAGATTGAAAACTTCTGGTTCATCTCGACAACTCCTTAGTATGTACGTGCTTTCGGAGGGAAAGCTTCGCGGTGTACTGGTTCCATATTTACATCACGCTTAGACATTTCTTCTGTGCCCGGTGTGTAAATTGAATGGCATAACCAGTTTGCATCATCACGTTCTGTAAAATCTTGACGGGCATGAGCACCACGAGATTCAGTACGGAAGTTCGCAGCTTTTGCTGAACAAAACGCTGTTTCCATCAAGTTATCTAATTCTAAACACTCGATACGTTGGGTGTTAAATTCAGAAGACTTGTCGTCTAAGCGAGCATTTTGTAAACGTTCACGAATTTCTTCAAGTTCTTTCATACCTTGAGCCATTGCTTCACCTTCACGGAATACCGAGAAGTTTAATTGCATACAGCTTTGTAGGTCTTTACGGATTTGAGTTGGGCATTCACCCTTATCACTGCTTTCCCAACGATTGTAACGAGCAAGTGCTGCGTCCAAATCAGATTGTGAAGCATCTTTACCGTTTTCAGTATTATGCAAGTACTTGCCTAGGAAATTACCAGCAGCACGGCCAAATACAACTAAATCAAGTAATGAGTTACCACCTAAGCGGTTAGCGCCGTGTACAGATACACAAGCAATCTC is from Thalassotalea crassostreae and encodes:
- a CDS encoding succinate dehydrogenase iron-sulfur subunit, yielding MNQKFSIYRYNPDVDAKPYMKEYTLEIPEGSDMMVLDALILLKEQDPTLSFRRSCREGVCGSDGLNMNGKNGLACVTPLSDVKAKTIVLRPLPGLPVVRDLIIDMTQFYNQYEKIKPYLINDGQNPPAREHLQSIEERDKLDGLYECILCACCSTSCPSFWWNPDKFIGPAGLLHAYRFLIDSRDTATDERLDGLQDAYSVFRCHGIMNCVDVCPKGLNPTKAIGSIKSMLLQRAV